A single Cannabis sativa cultivar Pink pepper isolate KNU-18-1 chromosome 7, ASM2916894v1, whole genome shotgun sequence DNA region contains:
- the LOC115697791 gene encoding uncharacterized protein LOC115697791 isoform X1 — MDFHTLNRRELQALCKKNKIPANQTNIAMADALQALLPLVEGLEEFLSQPRSDDAQVDEDLVLLSPDPKTSCRTSTRTRKPVLPEPETLQPGTRTRRGTVATPAARSTRGKVPSSTVKDQISVQKTAAYSTRRSVRTLEKTMENLTLASSRKSKDFSEEMADAAEKMDAEIEKEVSEKTQDLNVSNEVKEVANDKDSLVEIEVKALVEQSDETMDVEVEAIDEKEVIDAPLAKEDSIEEKVSLEDSTEVIDAPLAKEDSIEAQESSFDESNDANRDLESESVVAEIAEVKPHSMTLSGPEMHVSDEDFDGKFDFESVSESKELSSDVEPEEEEEDELSDEDSTEEEEESEEDDEITEGESSSEEEADSKVSLSTPSSMVSAAKLSGQFPRPTISTTPRKSSSKKQAVIQMIMEDDNSRVCENEVLKTNENTTKEQKIIFYEEKSLRQLQKILKEKLNNQKNKQELEKTTRVPLQTMPENNNMAVDETQKG, encoded by the exons ATGGATTTTCACACCCTCAACAGGAGAGAGCTTCAAGCTCTGTGCAAGAAGAACAAAATCCCCGCTAATCAAACCAACATTGCCATGGCTGATGCTCTCCAAGCTCTTCTTCCACTG gttgAAGGATTAGAGGAGTTCTTGAGTCAACCCAGATCTGATGATGCCCAGGTTGATGAAGATTTGGTTCTTTTGTCACCAGATCCCAAAACTTCTTGCAGAACCTCTACAAGAACCCGAAAACCAGTATTGCCAGAACCCGAAACCTTGCAGCCAGGGACTCGAACTCGACGGGGAACTGTTGCTACTCCTGCAGCTAGGAGTACTCGTGGAAAGGTTCCATCTTCCACTGTTAAGGATCAGATTTCGGTGCAGAAAACCGCAGCTTATAGCACTAGGCGCTCGGTTAGAACACTTGAGAAAACCATGGAGAATTTGACTCTTGCTTCTAGCCGAAAGTCCAAGGATTTCTCTGAAGAGATGGCTGATGCTGCAGAGAAAATGGATGCTGAGATTGAAAAGG AAGTTTCAGAAAAAACCCAAGATTTGAATGTGTCAAATGAGGTAAAGGAAGTAGCTAATGATAAGGATAGTTTGGTTGAGATAGAAGTGAAGGCTTTGGTTGAACAATCTGATGAGACTATGGATGTTGAAGTTGAGGCTATTGATGAAAAGG AAGTAATTGATGCCCCACTTGCCAAGGAAGATTCAATTGAAGAAAAAGTATCACTTGAGGATTCAACAGAAGTAATTGATGCCCCACTTGCCAAGGAAGATTCAATTGAAGCTCAAGAGTCTTCATTTGATGAGTCAAATGATGCCAATCGAGATTTGGAATCTGAGTCTGTAGTTGCTGAAATTGCTGAAGTGAAGCCCCACAGTATGACACTCAGTGGACCTGAAATGCATGTATCAGACGAAGATTTCGATGGAAAGTTCGATTTTGAATCTGTATCAGAATCTAAAGAACTATCTTCTGATGTTGAACccgaagaagaggaagaagacgaGTTGAGCGATGAAGACAgcacagaagaagaagaagaatctgAGGAGGATGATGAAATAACTGAAGGTGAATCATCATCAGAAGAAGAAGCAGATTCCAAAGTTTCTTTGTCAACACCATCATCAATGGTCTCAGCTGCCAAACTTTCTGGGCAATTTCCTCGTCCAACCATTTCAACAACACCCCGAAAATCATCAAGCAAGAAACAAGCTGTCATTCAAATGATTATGGAAGATGACAATAGCAGGGTATGTGAGAATGAGGTTCTCAAGACAAATGAGAATACAACTAAAGAgcagaaaattatattttatgaagAGAAGAGTCTAAGGCAGCTACAGAAAATTCTCAAAGAAAAACTAAACAACCAAAAGAATAAg CAAGAACTAGAGAAGACCACAAGAGTGCCATTGCAGACAATGCCAGAGAACAACAACATGGCTGTGGATGAAACTCAAAAGGGATAA
- the LOC115697791 gene encoding uncharacterized protein LOC115697791 isoform X2 has product MDFHTLNRRELQALCKKNKIPANQTNIAMADALQALLPLVEGLEEFLSQPRSDDAQVDEDLVLLSPDPKTSCRTSTRTRKPVLPEPETLQPGTRTRRGTVATPAARSTRGKVPSSTVKDQISVQKTAAYSTRRSVRTLEKTMENLTLASSRKSKDFSEEMADAAEKMDAEIEKEVSEKTQDLNVSNEVKEVANDKDSLVEIEVKALVEQSDETMDVEVEAIDEKEVIDAPLAKEDSIEAQESSFDESNDANRDLESESVVAEIAEVKPHSMTLSGPEMHVSDEDFDGKFDFESVSESKELSSDVEPEEEEEDELSDEDSTEEEEESEEDDEITEGESSSEEEADSKVSLSTPSSMVSAAKLSGQFPRPTISTTPRKSSSKKQAVIQMIMEDDNSRVCENEVLKTNENTTKEQKIIFYEEKSLRQLQKILKEKLNNQKNKQELEKTTRVPLQTMPENNNMAVDETQKG; this is encoded by the exons ATGGATTTTCACACCCTCAACAGGAGAGAGCTTCAAGCTCTGTGCAAGAAGAACAAAATCCCCGCTAATCAAACCAACATTGCCATGGCTGATGCTCTCCAAGCTCTTCTTCCACTG gttgAAGGATTAGAGGAGTTCTTGAGTCAACCCAGATCTGATGATGCCCAGGTTGATGAAGATTTGGTTCTTTTGTCACCAGATCCCAAAACTTCTTGCAGAACCTCTACAAGAACCCGAAAACCAGTATTGCCAGAACCCGAAACCTTGCAGCCAGGGACTCGAACTCGACGGGGAACTGTTGCTACTCCTGCAGCTAGGAGTACTCGTGGAAAGGTTCCATCTTCCACTGTTAAGGATCAGATTTCGGTGCAGAAAACCGCAGCTTATAGCACTAGGCGCTCGGTTAGAACACTTGAGAAAACCATGGAGAATTTGACTCTTGCTTCTAGCCGAAAGTCCAAGGATTTCTCTGAAGAGATGGCTGATGCTGCAGAGAAAATGGATGCTGAGATTGAAAAGG AAGTTTCAGAAAAAACCCAAGATTTGAATGTGTCAAATGAGGTAAAGGAAGTAGCTAATGATAAGGATAGTTTGGTTGAGATAGAAGTGAAGGCTTTGGTTGAACAATCTGATGAGACTATGGATGTTGAAGTTGAGGCTATTGATGAAAAGG AAGTAATTGATGCCCCACTTGCCAAGGAAGATTCAATTGAAGCTCAAGAGTCTTCATTTGATGAGTCAAATGATGCCAATCGAGATTTGGAATCTGAGTCTGTAGTTGCTGAAATTGCTGAAGTGAAGCCCCACAGTATGACACTCAGTGGACCTGAAATGCATGTATCAGACGAAGATTTCGATGGAAAGTTCGATTTTGAATCTGTATCAGAATCTAAAGAACTATCTTCTGATGTTGAACccgaagaagaggaagaagacgaGTTGAGCGATGAAGACAgcacagaagaagaagaagaatctgAGGAGGATGATGAAATAACTGAAGGTGAATCATCATCAGAAGAAGAAGCAGATTCCAAAGTTTCTTTGTCAACACCATCATCAATGGTCTCAGCTGCCAAACTTTCTGGGCAATTTCCTCGTCCAACCATTTCAACAACACCCCGAAAATCATCAAGCAAGAAACAAGCTGTCATTCAAATGATTATGGAAGATGACAATAGCAGGGTATGTGAGAATGAGGTTCTCAAGACAAATGAGAATACAACTAAAGAgcagaaaattatattttatgaagAGAAGAGTCTAAGGCAGCTACAGAAAATTCTCAAAGAAAAACTAAACAACCAAAAGAATAAg CAAGAACTAGAGAAGACCACAAGAGTGCCATTGCAGACAATGCCAGAGAACAACAACATGGCTGTGGATGAAACTCAAAAGGGATAA